One genomic segment of Amycolatopsis granulosa includes these proteins:
- a CDS encoding cobalamin B12-binding domain-containing protein, with protein MPGAAVQPAGTGGTTGYAERLWHAVLDGDQRGATGTVLAALAGGLDPESVLLDVIGAVQRRVGQEWAANRISVAQEHTATAINERAIAGLAREAPRPAARLGRVTVSCVDGEWHALPARLLAEVLELRGFRVNYLGAQVPAQHLITHLHRTSPDAVALSSSLPTRLPAAHATITACQAAGVPVIAGGAAFGPDGRWARLLGAEAWAPDARTAADRLAGDPLPRPRAAHQPIDDLPHLTDQEYTLVRRSSPQLVRAVYAGLEQRVPGMRGYTELQRQHTTEDLAHIVDFLAAALYTGDASLFTSFLTWTADILTARAVPAGSLVPALDLLTGELRDFPRAAVLLERARTGLAGHLAAGR; from the coding sequence ATGCCCGGTGCCGCGGTCCAGCCGGCCGGCACCGGCGGAACCACGGGTTACGCCGAGCGGCTCTGGCACGCCGTCCTCGACGGTGACCAGCGCGGCGCCACCGGGACCGTCCTCGCCGCGCTCGCCGGTGGCCTCGATCCGGAGTCCGTGCTGCTGGACGTGATCGGCGCGGTGCAGCGCCGCGTCGGGCAGGAATGGGCGGCCAACCGCATCAGCGTCGCCCAGGAGCACACCGCGACGGCGATCAACGAACGGGCCATCGCCGGTCTGGCCCGCGAGGCGCCGCGGCCGGCGGCGCGGCTCGGCCGGGTGACGGTGTCCTGTGTGGACGGTGAGTGGCACGCCCTGCCGGCACGCCTGCTGGCCGAGGTGCTCGAGCTGCGCGGGTTCCGCGTGAACTACCTGGGCGCGCAGGTACCCGCCCAGCACCTGATCACGCACCTGCACCGGACCAGCCCGGACGCGGTGGCGCTGTCCAGCTCACTGCCGACCCGGCTCCCGGCCGCGCACGCCACGATCACGGCCTGCCAGGCGGCGGGTGTCCCGGTGATCGCCGGTGGTGCGGCGTTCGGGCCGGACGGCCGGTGGGCGCGGTTGCTCGGCGCGGAGGCGTGGGCGCCGGACGCCCGCACCGCCGCGGACCGGCTCGCCGGGGATCCGCTGCCCCGGCCGCGCGCCGCGCACCAGCCCATCGACGACCTGCCGCACCTGACCGACCAGGAGTACACCCTGGTCCGCCGCAGCTCCCCGCAGCTGGTGCGGGCGGTGTACGCCGGGCTCGAGCAGCGGGTGCCGGGGATGCGCGGGTACACCGAGCTGCAACGGCAGCACACGACCGAGGACCTGGCGCACATCGTCGATTTCCTGGCCGCCGCCCTCTACACCGGCGACGCCTCGCTGTTCACGTCGTTCCTCACCTGGACGGCGGACATCCTCACGGCGCGCGCGGTGCCGGCCGGTTCGCTGGTCCCGGCGCTGGACCTGCTCACCGGCGAGCTGCGGGACTTCCCGCGCGCCGCAGTGCTGCTGGAACGGGCGCGCACCGGGCTGGCCGGGCACCTGGCGGCCGGCCGCTGA